The Hypomesus transpacificus isolate Combined female chromosome 3, fHypTra1, whole genome shotgun sequence genome has a window encoding:
- the mark3a gene encoding MAP/microtubule affinity-regulating kinase 3a isoform X8 → MVTFSSTRITIHTFLVCWNKQTGLILLVIQSVNCLPPISLDLRRTHLPLFNDTPLTQSILVESIGVRGSMSYPHKNERVIWFNAIQIAKTKMTETQSTNRNRTSIHTSQSRQEVTTRPARSGVRARNSGADEQPYVGNYRLLKTIGKGNFAKVKLARHILTGREVAIKIIDKTQLNPNSLQKLFREVRIMKILNHPNIVKLFEVIETERTLYLVMEYASGGEVFDYLVAHGRMKEKEARAKFRQIVSAVQYCHQKHIVHRDLKAENLLLDADMNIKIADFGFSNEFTMGSKLDTFCGSPPYAAPELFQGKKYDGPEVDVWSLGVILYTLVSGSLPFDGQNLKELRERVLRGKYRIPFYMSTDCENLLKRFLVLNPAKRGTLEVREDAENQIMKDRWINAGSEEDELKPFIEPVLDITDQKRIDVMVGMGYTLEEIQDSLAKMKYDEITATYLLLGRKSPEMEVSDSTSNSNLSLAKPRPTSELNGQSPSHLKVQRSSSSSNQKQRRYSEQVGPNAGAAHPKRSQTAVAESSIKEEGGVSLRKPSTPGGRGIPPSSPLLGNANNPNKADIPDRKKGATTGPNNTTASAGMSRRNTYVCSDRNNTDRLSVIPNGKENSEAVPPAQPNPVASTHSITSSTTPDRLRFPRGTASRNTFHGGQLRDRRTATYNGPPASPTLSHDAAPLSQTRSRGTSNLFSKLTSKLTRRNMSFRFTKRFTWSMRTTSSMEACDIMREIRKVLDANNCDYEQQDNFLLLCVHGDGHAENLVQWEMEVCKLPRLSLNGVRFKRISGSSIAFKNIASKVSNELKL, encoded by the exons ATGGTTACTTTTTCAAGTACGCGAATAACCATACACACCTTTCTGGTTTGTTGGAACAAGCAAACTGGTTTAATATTGTTAGTCATTCAAAGTGTGAATTGCTTGCCTCCCATTAGTTTGGACTTGCGTAgaacccacctccccctgttCAATGACACTCCTCTGACACAGTCCATTCTCGTTGAGAGCATCGGGGTGAGAGGATCCATGAGCTACCCCCACAAAAACGAGAGAGTTATCTGGTTCAATGCCATTCAAATTGCCAAAACGAAAATGACAGAAACTCAGTCAACAAATAGGAATCGTACCAGTATT CACACGTCTCAGAGCCGTCAGGAGGTCACCACGCGCCCTGCCCGCTCCGGTGTTCGCGCCCGCAACTCTGGTGCGGATGAGCAACCGTATGTGGGGAACTACCGTCTCCTGAAGACCATCGGGAAGGGGAACTTTGCCAAGGTCAAGCTTGCCCGACACATCCtcacagggagagag GTAGCAATAAAGATTATCGATAAGACACAACTGAATCCCAACAGCCTTCAAAAG CTGTTCAGAGAAGTGAGAATCATGAAGATCTTGAATCACCCAAATATAG ttaaGCTTTTCGAGGTGATTGAAACGGAGAGGACCCTGTATCTGGTGATGGAGTACGCAAGTGGAG GAGAGGTGTTCGACTACCTCGTAGCACACGGAAGAATGAAGGAAAAAGAGGCCAGGGCTAAATTTAGACAG atcGTATCCGCTGTGCAGTACTGCCACCAGAAGCACATTGTTCACAGAGACCTTAAG GCTGAGAACTTGCTCCTGGACGCCGACATGAACATCAAGATCGCCGACTTCGGCTTCAGCAACGAGTTCACGATGGGCAGCAAGCTGGACACCTTCTGCGGCTCTCCTCCCTATGCCGCCCCGGAGCTCTTCCAGGGGAAGAAGTACGACGGGCCTGAGGTGGACGTGTGGAGCCTGGGGGTCATCCTCTACACGCTGGTCAGCGGATCCCTGCCCTTCGACGGGCAGAACCTCAAG gagctgagagagagggtcCTGAGGGGGAAGTACCGCATCCCCTTCTACATGTCCACTGACTGCGAGAACCTCCTGAAGCGCTTCCTGGTCCTCAACCCAGCCAAGAGGGGGActctggaggtgagggaggacgCCGAAAAC cAAATCATGAAGGATCGCTGGATTAACGCCGGCTCAGAGGAGGACGAACTGAAGCCTTTTATCGAACCAGTACTGGACATCACTGACCAGAAGAGAATAG ACGTGATGGTGGGGATGGGCTACACCCTGGAGGAGATCCAAGACTCTCTGGCCAAGATGAAGTATGATGAGATCACCGCCACCTACCTTCTGCTGGGCAGGAAGTCACCCGAG ATGGAGGTCTCTGACTCCACCTCCAACAGTAACTTGTCCCTGGCCAAGCCCCGGCCCACGAGCGAGCTCAACGGCCAATCGCCATCGCACCTGAAGGTCCAGAGGAGCTCTTCCTCATCCAATCAGAAGCAGAGGCGCTACAGCGAGCAGG ttgGTCCGAACGCGGGGGCGGCTCACCCCAAGAGGAGCCAGACGGCCGTGGCGGAGAGCAGCATCAAAGAGGAGGGAGGCGTGTCGCTCCGCAAGCCCAGCACCCCGGGGGGGCGTGGGatacccccctccagccccctgctggGCAACGCCAACAACCCCAACAAAGCGGACATCCCAGACCGCAAGAAGGGGGCCACCACGGGCCCCAAC aaCACTACTGCCTCGGCCGGCATGAGCAGGAGGAACACATACGTGTGCAGCGACAGGAACAACACAGACCGTCTGTCAGTCATTCCCAACGGGAAGGAGAACAG tgaAGCTGTGCCCCCTGCCCAGCCTAACCCGGTGGCTTCCACCCACAGCATCACCAGCTCCACCACGCCCGACAGACTACGTTTCCCACGAGGCACGGCGAGCCGCAACACCTTCCACGGGGGCCAGCTGAGGGACCGTCGCACGGCCACGTACAACGGGCCCCCGGCATCGCCCACGCTGTCCCACGACGCCGCGCCGCTGTCCCAGACGCGCAGCCGCGGCACCAGCAACCTGTTCTCCAAGCTCACCTCCAAACTGACCCGCAG AAACATGTCATTCAGGTTTACCAAAAG ATTCACTTGGAGTATGAGGACCACCAGCTCCATGGAGGCCTGCGATATCATGCGGGAGATTCGCAAGGTGCTCGACGCAAACAACTGCGATTACGAACAGCAGGACAACTTCCTGCTGCTGTGCGTCCATGGCGACGGCCACGCGGAGAATCTTGTCCAATGGGAGATGGAGGTGTGCAAGCTTCCACGACTGTCCCTCAACGGAGTGAGATTCAAGAGGATATCAGGATCATCCATCGCGTTTAAAAACATTGCTTCCAAAGTTTCAAACGAGTTAAAGCTATAA
- the mark3a gene encoding MAP/microtubule affinity-regulating kinase 3a isoform X5 produces MVTFSSTRITIHTFLVCWNKQTGLILLVIQSVNCLPPISLDLRRTHLPLFNDTPLTQSILVESIGVRGSMSYPHKNERVIWFNAIQIAKTKMTETQSTNRNRTSIHTSQSRQEVTTRPARSGVRARNSGADEQPYVGNYRLLKTIGKGNFAKVKLARHILTGREVAIKIIDKTQLNPNSLQKLFREVRIMKILNHPNIVKLFEVIETERTLYLVMEYASGGEVFDYLVAHGRMKEKEARAKFRQIVSAVQYCHQKHIVHRDLKAENLLLDADMNIKIADFGFSNEFTMGSKLDTFCGSPPYAAPELFQGKKYDGPEVDVWSLGVILYTLVSGSLPFDGQNLKELRERVLRGKYRIPFYMSTDCENLLKRFLVLNPAKRGTLEQIMKDRWINAGSEEDELKPFIEPVLDITDQKRIDVMVGMGYTLEEIQDSLAKMKYDEITATYLLLGRKSPEMEVSDSTSNSNLSLAKPRPTSELNGQSPSHLKVQRSSSSSNQKQRRYSEQVGPNAGAAHPKRSQTAVAESSIKEEGGVSLRKPSTPGGRGIPPSSPLLGNANNPNKADIPDRKKGATTGPNNTTASAGMSRRNTYVCSDRNNTDRLSVIPNGKENSEAVPPAQPNPVASTHSITSSTTPDRLRFPRGTASRNTFHGGQLRDRRTATYNGPPASPTLSHDAAPLSQTRSRGTSNLFSKLTSKLTRRNMSFRFTKSRHVPGDQKGETKAHKPRPLRFTWSMRTTSSMEACDIMREIRKVLDANNCDYEQQDNFLLLCVHGDGHAENLVQWEMEVCKLPRLSLNGVRFKRISGSSIAFKNIASKVSNELKL; encoded by the exons ATGGTTACTTTTTCAAGTACGCGAATAACCATACACACCTTTCTGGTTTGTTGGAACAAGCAAACTGGTTTAATATTGTTAGTCATTCAAAGTGTGAATTGCTTGCCTCCCATTAGTTTGGACTTGCGTAgaacccacctccccctgttCAATGACACTCCTCTGACACAGTCCATTCTCGTTGAGAGCATCGGGGTGAGAGGATCCATGAGCTACCCCCACAAAAACGAGAGAGTTATCTGGTTCAATGCCATTCAAATTGCCAAAACGAAAATGACAGAAACTCAGTCAACAAATAGGAATCGTACCAGTATT CACACGTCTCAGAGCCGTCAGGAGGTCACCACGCGCCCTGCCCGCTCCGGTGTTCGCGCCCGCAACTCTGGTGCGGATGAGCAACCGTATGTGGGGAACTACCGTCTCCTGAAGACCATCGGGAAGGGGAACTTTGCCAAGGTCAAGCTTGCCCGACACATCCtcacagggagagag GTAGCAATAAAGATTATCGATAAGACACAACTGAATCCCAACAGCCTTCAAAAG CTGTTCAGAGAAGTGAGAATCATGAAGATCTTGAATCACCCAAATATAG ttaaGCTTTTCGAGGTGATTGAAACGGAGAGGACCCTGTATCTGGTGATGGAGTACGCAAGTGGAG GAGAGGTGTTCGACTACCTCGTAGCACACGGAAGAATGAAGGAAAAAGAGGCCAGGGCTAAATTTAGACAG atcGTATCCGCTGTGCAGTACTGCCACCAGAAGCACATTGTTCACAGAGACCTTAAG GCTGAGAACTTGCTCCTGGACGCCGACATGAACATCAAGATCGCCGACTTCGGCTTCAGCAACGAGTTCACGATGGGCAGCAAGCTGGACACCTTCTGCGGCTCTCCTCCCTATGCCGCCCCGGAGCTCTTCCAGGGGAAGAAGTACGACGGGCCTGAGGTGGACGTGTGGAGCCTGGGGGTCATCCTCTACACGCTGGTCAGCGGATCCCTGCCCTTCGACGGGCAGAACCTCAAG gagctgagagagagggtcCTGAGGGGGAAGTACCGCATCCCCTTCTACATGTCCACTGACTGCGAGAACCTCCTGAAGCGCTTCCTGGTCCTCAACCCAGCCAAGAGGGGGActctggag cAAATCATGAAGGATCGCTGGATTAACGCCGGCTCAGAGGAGGACGAACTGAAGCCTTTTATCGAACCAGTACTGGACATCACTGACCAGAAGAGAATAG ACGTGATGGTGGGGATGGGCTACACCCTGGAGGAGATCCAAGACTCTCTGGCCAAGATGAAGTATGATGAGATCACCGCCACCTACCTTCTGCTGGGCAGGAAGTCACCCGAG ATGGAGGTCTCTGACTCCACCTCCAACAGTAACTTGTCCCTGGCCAAGCCCCGGCCCACGAGCGAGCTCAACGGCCAATCGCCATCGCACCTGAAGGTCCAGAGGAGCTCTTCCTCATCCAATCAGAAGCAGAGGCGCTACAGCGAGCAGG ttgGTCCGAACGCGGGGGCGGCTCACCCCAAGAGGAGCCAGACGGCCGTGGCGGAGAGCAGCATCAAAGAGGAGGGAGGCGTGTCGCTCCGCAAGCCCAGCACCCCGGGGGGGCGTGGGatacccccctccagccccctgctggGCAACGCCAACAACCCCAACAAAGCGGACATCCCAGACCGCAAGAAGGGGGCCACCACGGGCCCCAAC aaCACTACTGCCTCGGCCGGCATGAGCAGGAGGAACACATACGTGTGCAGCGACAGGAACAACACAGACCGTCTGTCAGTCATTCCCAACGGGAAGGAGAACAG tgaAGCTGTGCCCCCTGCCCAGCCTAACCCGGTGGCTTCCACCCACAGCATCACCAGCTCCACCACGCCCGACAGACTACGTTTCCCACGAGGCACGGCGAGCCGCAACACCTTCCACGGGGGCCAGCTGAGGGACCGTCGCACGGCCACGTACAACGGGCCCCCGGCATCGCCCACGCTGTCCCACGACGCCGCGCCGCTGTCCCAGACGCGCAGCCGCGGCACCAGCAACCTGTTCTCCAAGCTCACCTCCAAACTGACCCGCAG AAACATGTCATTCAGGTTTACCAAAAG TCGCCATGTACCTGGGGATCAGAAAGGGGAAACTAAAGCCCATAAACCCCGCCCCCTCAGATTCACTTGGAGTATGAGGACCACCAGCTCCATGGAGGCCTGCGATATCATGCGGGAGATTCGCAAGGTGCTCGACGCAAACAACTGCGATTACGAACAGCAGGACAACTTCCTGCTGCTGTGCGTCCATGGCGACGGCCACGCGGAGAATCTTGTCCAATGGGAGATGGAGGTGTGCAAGCTTCCACGACTGTCCCTCAACGGAGTGAGATTCAAGAGGATATCAGGATCATCCATCGCGTTTAAAAACATTGCTTCCAAAGTTTCAAACGAGTTAAAGCTATAA
- the mark3a gene encoding MAP/microtubule affinity-regulating kinase 3a isoform X2, with amino-acid sequence MVTFSSTRITIHTFLVCWNKQTGLILLVIQSVNCLPPISLDLRRTHLPLFNDTPLTQSILVESIGVRGSMSYPHKNERVIWFNAIQIAKTKMTETQSTNRNRTSIHTSQSRQEVTTRPARSGVRARNSGADEQPYVGNYRLLKTIGKGNFAKVKLARHILTGREVAIKIIDKTQLNPNSLQKLFREVRIMKILNHPNIVKLFEVIETERTLYLVMEYASGGEVFDYLVAHGRMKEKEARAKFRQIVSAVQYCHQKHIVHRDLKAENLLLDADMNIKIADFGFSNEFTMGSKLDTFCGSPPYAAPELFQGKKYDGPEVDVWSLGVILYTLVSGSLPFDGQNLKELRERVLRGKYRIPFYMSTDCENLLKRFLVLNPAKRGTLEQIMKDRWINAGSEEDELKPFIEPVLDITDQKRIDVMVGMGYTLEEIQDSLAKMKYDEITATYLLLGRKSPEMEVSDSTSNSNLSLAKPRPTSELNGQSPSHLKVQRSSSSSNQKQRRYSEQVGPNAGAAHPKRSQTAVAESSIKEEGGVSLRKPSTPGGRGIPPSSPLLGNANNPNKADIPDRKKGATTGPNNTTASAGMSRRNTYVCSDRNNTDRLSVIPNGKENSEAVPPAQPNPVASTHSITSSTTPDRLRFPRGTASRNTFHGGQLRDRRTATYNGPPASPTLSHDAAPLSQTRSRGTSNLFSKLTSKLTRRNMSFRFTKRVSTDFERTGRFEGSSRHVPGDQKGETKAHKPRPLRFTWSMRTTSSMEACDIMREIRKVLDANNCDYEQQDNFLLLCVHGDGHAENLVQWEMEVCKLPRLSLNGVRFKRISGSSIAFKNIASKVSNELKL; translated from the exons ATGGTTACTTTTTCAAGTACGCGAATAACCATACACACCTTTCTGGTTTGTTGGAACAAGCAAACTGGTTTAATATTGTTAGTCATTCAAAGTGTGAATTGCTTGCCTCCCATTAGTTTGGACTTGCGTAgaacccacctccccctgttCAATGACACTCCTCTGACACAGTCCATTCTCGTTGAGAGCATCGGGGTGAGAGGATCCATGAGCTACCCCCACAAAAACGAGAGAGTTATCTGGTTCAATGCCATTCAAATTGCCAAAACGAAAATGACAGAAACTCAGTCAACAAATAGGAATCGTACCAGTATT CACACGTCTCAGAGCCGTCAGGAGGTCACCACGCGCCCTGCCCGCTCCGGTGTTCGCGCCCGCAACTCTGGTGCGGATGAGCAACCGTATGTGGGGAACTACCGTCTCCTGAAGACCATCGGGAAGGGGAACTTTGCCAAGGTCAAGCTTGCCCGACACATCCtcacagggagagag GTAGCAATAAAGATTATCGATAAGACACAACTGAATCCCAACAGCCTTCAAAAG CTGTTCAGAGAAGTGAGAATCATGAAGATCTTGAATCACCCAAATATAG ttaaGCTTTTCGAGGTGATTGAAACGGAGAGGACCCTGTATCTGGTGATGGAGTACGCAAGTGGAG GAGAGGTGTTCGACTACCTCGTAGCACACGGAAGAATGAAGGAAAAAGAGGCCAGGGCTAAATTTAGACAG atcGTATCCGCTGTGCAGTACTGCCACCAGAAGCACATTGTTCACAGAGACCTTAAG GCTGAGAACTTGCTCCTGGACGCCGACATGAACATCAAGATCGCCGACTTCGGCTTCAGCAACGAGTTCACGATGGGCAGCAAGCTGGACACCTTCTGCGGCTCTCCTCCCTATGCCGCCCCGGAGCTCTTCCAGGGGAAGAAGTACGACGGGCCTGAGGTGGACGTGTGGAGCCTGGGGGTCATCCTCTACACGCTGGTCAGCGGATCCCTGCCCTTCGACGGGCAGAACCTCAAG gagctgagagagagggtcCTGAGGGGGAAGTACCGCATCCCCTTCTACATGTCCACTGACTGCGAGAACCTCCTGAAGCGCTTCCTGGTCCTCAACCCAGCCAAGAGGGGGActctggag cAAATCATGAAGGATCGCTGGATTAACGCCGGCTCAGAGGAGGACGAACTGAAGCCTTTTATCGAACCAGTACTGGACATCACTGACCAGAAGAGAATAG ACGTGATGGTGGGGATGGGCTACACCCTGGAGGAGATCCAAGACTCTCTGGCCAAGATGAAGTATGATGAGATCACCGCCACCTACCTTCTGCTGGGCAGGAAGTCACCCGAG ATGGAGGTCTCTGACTCCACCTCCAACAGTAACTTGTCCCTGGCCAAGCCCCGGCCCACGAGCGAGCTCAACGGCCAATCGCCATCGCACCTGAAGGTCCAGAGGAGCTCTTCCTCATCCAATCAGAAGCAGAGGCGCTACAGCGAGCAGG ttgGTCCGAACGCGGGGGCGGCTCACCCCAAGAGGAGCCAGACGGCCGTGGCGGAGAGCAGCATCAAAGAGGAGGGAGGCGTGTCGCTCCGCAAGCCCAGCACCCCGGGGGGGCGTGGGatacccccctccagccccctgctggGCAACGCCAACAACCCCAACAAAGCGGACATCCCAGACCGCAAGAAGGGGGCCACCACGGGCCCCAAC aaCACTACTGCCTCGGCCGGCATGAGCAGGAGGAACACATACGTGTGCAGCGACAGGAACAACACAGACCGTCTGTCAGTCATTCCCAACGGGAAGGAGAACAG tgaAGCTGTGCCCCCTGCCCAGCCTAACCCGGTGGCTTCCACCCACAGCATCACCAGCTCCACCACGCCCGACAGACTACGTTTCCCACGAGGCACGGCGAGCCGCAACACCTTCCACGGGGGCCAGCTGAGGGACCGTCGCACGGCCACGTACAACGGGCCCCCGGCATCGCCCACGCTGTCCCACGACGCCGCGCCGCTGTCCCAGACGCGCAGCCGCGGCACCAGCAACCTGTTCTCCAAGCTCACCTCCAAACTGACCCGCAG AAACATGTCATTCAGGTTTACCAAAAG AGTCTCAACCGACTTTGAGAGAACCGGGAGATTTGAGGGCTCAAG TCGCCATGTACCTGGGGATCAGAAAGGGGAAACTAAAGCCCATAAACCCCGCCCCCTCAGATTCACTTGGAGTATGAGGACCACCAGCTCCATGGAGGCCTGCGATATCATGCGGGAGATTCGCAAGGTGCTCGACGCAAACAACTGCGATTACGAACAGCAGGACAACTTCCTGCTGCTGTGCGTCCATGGCGACGGCCACGCGGAGAATCTTGTCCAATGGGAGATGGAGGTGTGCAAGCTTCCACGACTGTCCCTCAACGGAGTGAGATTCAAGAGGATATCAGGATCATCCATCGCGTTTAAAAACATTGCTTCCAAAGTTTCAAACGAGTTAAAGCTATAA
- the mark3a gene encoding MAP/microtubule affinity-regulating kinase 3a isoform X4 encodes MVTFSSTRITIHTFLVCWNKQTGLILLVIQSVNCLPPISLDLRRTHLPLFNDTPLTQSILVESIGVRGSMSYPHKNERVIWFNAIQIAKTKMTETQSTNRNRTSIHTSQSRQEVTTRPARSGVRARNSGADEQPYVGNYRLLKTIGKGNFAKVKLARHILTGREVAIKIIDKTQLNPNSLQKLFREVRIMKILNHPNIVKLFEVIETERTLYLVMEYASGGEVFDYLVAHGRMKEKEARAKFRQIVSAVQYCHQKHIVHRDLKAENLLLDADMNIKIADFGFSNEFTMGSKLDTFCGSPPYAAPELFQGKKYDGPEVDVWSLGVILYTLVSGSLPFDGQNLKELRERVLRGKYRIPFYMSTDCENLLKRFLVLNPAKRGTLEVREDAENQIMKDRWINAGSEEDELKPFIEPVLDITDQKRIDVMVGMGYTLEEIQDSLAKMKYDEITATYLLLGRKSPEMEVSDSTSNSNLSLAKPRPTSELNGQSPSHLKVQRSSSSSNQKQRRYSEQVGPNAGAAHPKRSQTAVAESSIKEEGGVSLRKPSTPGGRGIPPSSPLLGNANNPNKADIPDRKKGATTGPNNTTASAGMSRRNTYVCSDRNNTDRLSVIPNGKENSITSSTTPDRLRFPRGTASRNTFHGGQLRDRRTATYNGPPASPTLSHDAAPLSQTRSRGTSNLFSKLTSKLTRRNMSFRFTKRVSTDFERTGRFEGSSRHVPGDQKGETKAHKPRPLRFTWSMRTTSSMEACDIMREIRKVLDANNCDYEQQDNFLLLCVHGDGHAENLVQWEMEVCKLPRLSLNGVRFKRISGSSIAFKNIASKVSNELKL; translated from the exons ATGGTTACTTTTTCAAGTACGCGAATAACCATACACACCTTTCTGGTTTGTTGGAACAAGCAAACTGGTTTAATATTGTTAGTCATTCAAAGTGTGAATTGCTTGCCTCCCATTAGTTTGGACTTGCGTAgaacccacctccccctgttCAATGACACTCCTCTGACACAGTCCATTCTCGTTGAGAGCATCGGGGTGAGAGGATCCATGAGCTACCCCCACAAAAACGAGAGAGTTATCTGGTTCAATGCCATTCAAATTGCCAAAACGAAAATGACAGAAACTCAGTCAACAAATAGGAATCGTACCAGTATT CACACGTCTCAGAGCCGTCAGGAGGTCACCACGCGCCCTGCCCGCTCCGGTGTTCGCGCCCGCAACTCTGGTGCGGATGAGCAACCGTATGTGGGGAACTACCGTCTCCTGAAGACCATCGGGAAGGGGAACTTTGCCAAGGTCAAGCTTGCCCGACACATCCtcacagggagagag GTAGCAATAAAGATTATCGATAAGACACAACTGAATCCCAACAGCCTTCAAAAG CTGTTCAGAGAAGTGAGAATCATGAAGATCTTGAATCACCCAAATATAG ttaaGCTTTTCGAGGTGATTGAAACGGAGAGGACCCTGTATCTGGTGATGGAGTACGCAAGTGGAG GAGAGGTGTTCGACTACCTCGTAGCACACGGAAGAATGAAGGAAAAAGAGGCCAGGGCTAAATTTAGACAG atcGTATCCGCTGTGCAGTACTGCCACCAGAAGCACATTGTTCACAGAGACCTTAAG GCTGAGAACTTGCTCCTGGACGCCGACATGAACATCAAGATCGCCGACTTCGGCTTCAGCAACGAGTTCACGATGGGCAGCAAGCTGGACACCTTCTGCGGCTCTCCTCCCTATGCCGCCCCGGAGCTCTTCCAGGGGAAGAAGTACGACGGGCCTGAGGTGGACGTGTGGAGCCTGGGGGTCATCCTCTACACGCTGGTCAGCGGATCCCTGCCCTTCGACGGGCAGAACCTCAAG gagctgagagagagggtcCTGAGGGGGAAGTACCGCATCCCCTTCTACATGTCCACTGACTGCGAGAACCTCCTGAAGCGCTTCCTGGTCCTCAACCCAGCCAAGAGGGGGActctggaggtgagggaggacgCCGAAAAC cAAATCATGAAGGATCGCTGGATTAACGCCGGCTCAGAGGAGGACGAACTGAAGCCTTTTATCGAACCAGTACTGGACATCACTGACCAGAAGAGAATAG ACGTGATGGTGGGGATGGGCTACACCCTGGAGGAGATCCAAGACTCTCTGGCCAAGATGAAGTATGATGAGATCACCGCCACCTACCTTCTGCTGGGCAGGAAGTCACCCGAG ATGGAGGTCTCTGACTCCACCTCCAACAGTAACTTGTCCCTGGCCAAGCCCCGGCCCACGAGCGAGCTCAACGGCCAATCGCCATCGCACCTGAAGGTCCAGAGGAGCTCTTCCTCATCCAATCAGAAGCAGAGGCGCTACAGCGAGCAGG ttgGTCCGAACGCGGGGGCGGCTCACCCCAAGAGGAGCCAGACGGCCGTGGCGGAGAGCAGCATCAAAGAGGAGGGAGGCGTGTCGCTCCGCAAGCCCAGCACCCCGGGGGGGCGTGGGatacccccctccagccccctgctggGCAACGCCAACAACCCCAACAAAGCGGACATCCCAGACCGCAAGAAGGGGGCCACCACGGGCCCCAAC aaCACTACTGCCTCGGCCGGCATGAGCAGGAGGAACACATACGTGTGCAGCGACAGGAACAACACAGACCGTCTGTCAGTCATTCCCAACGGGAAGGAGAACAG CATCACCAGCTCCACCACGCCCGACAGACTACGTTTCCCACGAGGCACGGCGAGCCGCAACACCTTCCACGGGGGCCAGCTGAGGGACCGTCGCACGGCCACGTACAACGGGCCCCCGGCATCGCCCACGCTGTCCCACGACGCCGCGCCGCTGTCCCAGACGCGCAGCCGCGGCACCAGCAACCTGTTCTCCAAGCTCACCTCCAAACTGACCCGCAG AAACATGTCATTCAGGTTTACCAAAAG AGTCTCAACCGACTTTGAGAGAACCGGGAGATTTGAGGGCTCAAG TCGCCATGTACCTGGGGATCAGAAAGGGGAAACTAAAGCCCATAAACCCCGCCCCCTCAGATTCACTTGGAGTATGAGGACCACCAGCTCCATGGAGGCCTGCGATATCATGCGGGAGATTCGCAAGGTGCTCGACGCAAACAACTGCGATTACGAACAGCAGGACAACTTCCTGCTGCTGTGCGTCCATGGCGACGGCCACGCGGAGAATCTTGTCCAATGGGAGATGGAGGTGTGCAAGCTTCCACGACTGTCCCTCAACGGAGTGAGATTCAAGAGGATATCAGGATCATCCATCGCGTTTAAAAACATTGCTTCCAAAGTTTCAAACGAGTTAAAGCTATAA